The Prunus persica cultivar Lovell chromosome G7, Prunus_persica_NCBIv2, whole genome shotgun sequence genome has a segment encoding these proteins:
- the LOC109950314 gene encoding uncharacterized protein LOC109950314, producing MERLKKFLLNRFRIKDLGDLKYFLGIEFSRSKKGIFMSQRKYALDILQDSELLGACPDKFPMEQNLKLTPTDGELLNDPTKYRRLVGRLIYLTVTRLDIVYPVRTLSQFMHQPRRPHWDAAIRVLKYLKGTPGQGLLFSATNNLTLKASCDSDWGGCRATRRSVTGYCIFLRNSLISWKSKKQTNVSRSSAEAEYRAMANTCLELTWLRFILQDLKVPQIAPAPLFCDN from the coding sequence aTGGAACGTCTCAAAAAGTTCCTTCTCAATCGCTTCCGCATCAAAGATCTTGGagatttgaaatattttctggGCATTGAATTCTCTCGTTCCAAGAAAGGTATTttcatgtctcaaagaaagTATGCACTTGATATTTTGCAGGATTCAGAACTTTTAGGCGCATGCCCAGACAAGTTCCCAATGGAACAGAATTTGAAACTCACTCCCACAGATGGAGAATTACTGAATGATCCAACCAAATACAGGAGACTGGTTGGCCGATTGATCTACCTTACTGTCACAAGGCTTGATATAGTCTATCCTGTTCGAACACTAAGTCAATTCATGCATCAGCCTCGCAGACCTCATTGGGATGCTGCCATACGGGTCCTTAAATACCTCAAGGGGACTCCAGGTCAGGGTTTGTTATTTTCTGCCACCAACAATCTTACATTAAAAGCTTCTTGTGATTCAGACTGGGGAGGTTGTCGTGCGACAAGGAGATCAGTTACAGGATACTGTATTTTTCTTCGCAATTCACTCATCTCATGGAAATCCAAGAAACAAACCAATGTTTCAAGATCATCAGCAGAAGCTGAATATCGAGCTATGGCCAACACATGTTTGGAGCTGACTTGGTTACGCTTTATACTACAGGATTTAAAAGTCCCACAGATAGCTCCTGCACCattgttttgtgataattAG